In Paenibacillus antri, a single window of DNA contains:
- the rnz gene encoding ribonuclease Z: MELYFLGTGAGMPTRGRNVTSVALNLMPERGTVWLFDAGEGTQHQMLRSPIKPGKLEFIFITHLHGDHLYGLPGLMTSRSYQGGDEPLTLFGPPGLRRFVETAFEVSGAHLDYEVRVREFEEGVVFEDEQFRVTAAKLEHRIDSYGFRIVERDTPGALDSARLTAEGFRPGPQYARLKRGETVTMPDGRTIDGRAYLGPELKGRTVAVFGDTRPCGSELELARGADVLVHEATYMHEKADNAHKYYHTTATQAAVLAAEAGVGALILTHLSSRYQDEAVHRLLEEARAIFPRSHVAEDFWSYVIPRRAE, encoded by the coding sequence GTGGAATTGTATTTTCTTGGCACGGGGGCGGGCATGCCGACGCGGGGGCGCAACGTCACGTCGGTCGCCCTGAATCTGATGCCGGAACGCGGCACGGTATGGCTGTTCGACGCGGGGGAGGGCACGCAGCACCAAATGCTGCGCTCCCCGATCAAGCCGGGAAAGCTGGAATTTATTTTTATTACGCATCTGCATGGCGATCATCTGTACGGTTTGCCTGGGCTGATGACGAGCCGATCGTACCAAGGCGGGGACGAGCCGCTCACGTTGTTCGGGCCTCCGGGCTTGCGGCGGTTCGTCGAGACGGCGTTCGAGGTGAGCGGCGCGCATCTCGATTACGAGGTTCGGGTCCGAGAGTTCGAGGAGGGCGTCGTGTTCGAGGACGAGCAGTTCCGCGTAACGGCGGCGAAGCTCGAGCATCGGATCGATTCGTACGGCTTCCGAATCGTGGAGCGGGACACGCCGGGGGCGCTCGACAGCGCGAGGCTGACGGCGGAGGGCTTCCGTCCCGGCCCGCAGTATGCGCGGCTGAAGCGCGGCGAGACGGTGACGATGCCCGACGGGCGTACGATCGACGGCAGGGCGTATCTCGGGCCGGAGCTGAAGGGACGCACGGTCGCCGTCTTCGGCGACACGCGGCCTTGCGGAAGCGAGCTCGAGCTCGCGCGCGGGGCGGACGTGCTCGTACACGAGGCGACGTATATGCACGAGAAGGCGGACAACGCGCACAAGTATTACCACACGACCGCGACGCAAGCCGCGGTCTTGGCCGCCGAGGCCGGCGTCGGGGCGCTCATCCTGACGCACTTGTCGTCGCGCTACCAAGACGAAGCGGTGCACCGGCTGCTCGAGGAGGCGCGGGCGATCTTTCCGCGCTCCCACGTGGCGGAAGACTTCTGGTCGTATGTTATTCCGAGACGGGCGGAATAA
- a CDS encoding YbjQ family protein, producing the protein MIITTTNTIEGKRITDYLGIVNGEAIMGANIVRDLFASITDIVGGRSGAYEQKLKEAREIAIQEMQQYARSVGANAVVGIDIDYEVVREGMLMVTVSGTAVRAE; encoded by the coding sequence ATGATCATTACGACGACGAATACGATCGAAGGCAAGCGCATTACCGATTACCTCGGCATCGTGAACGGCGAAGCGATTATGGGCGCGAACATCGTGCGCGACTTGTTCGCGTCCATCACCGACATCGTCGGCGGCCGTTCCGGCGCTTACGAGCAGAAGCTCAAGGAGGCGCGGGAAATCGCGATCCAAGAGATGCAGCAATACGCGCGAAGCGTCGGCGCCAACGCGGTCGTCGGCATCGACATCGATTACGAGGTCGTGCGGGAAGGCATGCTGATGGTGACGGTGAGCGGCACGGCGGTTCGAGCGGAATAA
- a CDS encoding prepilin peptidase, translating to MEVKELAFAAAAAAAGVPLGALADAWARRALSRRRAPGEGRSTRGLAAAAASASCAWIGLRYGPADAEWLPAALLAVVMVAITITDMRAMLIPNAIVFPAVGLAALLRLLWHPLPLWEYAAGAAVGFGLLFAVSFLSKGGIGGGDVKLYVFVGLVCGLQATLLSLLLASFAGTAYGIVRRLSGKRGGTVPFGPFIAVGAFLSMMYAERWLERYATWLSQA from the coding sequence ATGGAAGTCAAGGAGCTTGCGTTCGCCGCCGCTGCTGCGGCGGCGGGCGTTCCGCTCGGCGCGTTGGCGGACGCGTGGGCGCGTCGGGCGCTTTCGCGCCGCCGGGCGCCTGGCGAAGGACGGTCGACGCGCGGGCTTGCGGCGGCTGCGGCATCGGCATCGTGCGCGTGGATCGGCTTGCGTTACGGCCCTGCGGACGCGGAGTGGCTGCCCGCCGCGCTGCTCGCCGTCGTAATGGTCGCGATCACGATCACGGACATGCGCGCGATGCTCATTCCGAACGCGATCGTCTTCCCCGCCGTCGGACTCGCGGCGCTGCTTCGGCTTCTCTGGCATCCGCTCCCCTTGTGGGAATACGCGGCCGGGGCAGCGGTCGGCTTCGGGCTGCTGTTCGCCGTATCCTTCCTTAGCAAGGGCGGGATCGGAGGCGGCGACGTGAAGCTGTACGTCTTCGTCGGGCTCGTCTGCGGACTGCAGGCGACGCTGCTGTCGCTGCTCCTCGCCAGCTTCGCGGGGACGGCCTACGGAATCGTCAGACGGCTGAGCGGGAAGCGCGGCGGTACGGTTCCGTTCGGCCCGTTCATCGCGGTCGGAGCGTTCCTGTCGATGATGTACGCCGAGCGGTGGCTGGAACGTTACGCAACCTGGTTGTCCCAGGCTTAA
- a CDS encoding molybdopterin-dependent oxidoreductase — MSGWMERYTSKSGKKLRRIHAWNGWVVAALAVSGIVLFLPALRGATAPIRVALKQGHIWAGVASIVLLLLYLPFLGKHVKQLRAKPAQAGNLTIVLLLLVGWSVSGVVLWLERSVPPAWTSAALLAHDALTWVGVPYAIFHSATRSRWVRERRAAERAAAGDDAEAERSYLRYDGSRRRLLKAGIVAAFAVVFGPVAYRLWKRLDAQGGVAVEEIEAAPPANGQELLTPAPDSSPPIGGGAEGSFRIYTVTSIPRFDSAAWSFRIHGLVEEPISWDWPAFAKLARKVQVSDFHCVTGWSVYHATWEGIPLKELLAAAGVKPNARYVKFYSGDGVYTDALSLEQAEMDDVMVAALIDGKPIPEDLGGPVRLIVPRMYAYKSVKWLESIEIIDRDHIGYWQERGYEVDAWVPGANRA, encoded by the coding sequence ATGAGCGGATGGATGGAGAGGTATACGTCGAAGTCGGGAAAGAAGCTCCGCCGCATTCATGCATGGAACGGGTGGGTCGTCGCGGCGTTGGCCGTATCCGGTATCGTGCTGTTCTTGCCGGCGCTGCGCGGAGCGACGGCGCCGATCCGCGTCGCGCTGAAGCAAGGGCATATCTGGGCGGGCGTCGCTTCGATCGTCCTGCTCCTGCTGTATTTGCCGTTCCTCGGGAAGCACGTCAAGCAGCTTCGCGCGAAGCCGGCGCAAGCGGGCAACTTGACGATCGTCTTATTGCTGCTTGTCGGGTGGAGCGTCTCGGGCGTCGTCCTATGGCTGGAGCGGTCGGTGCCGCCCGCGTGGACGTCGGCGGCGCTGCTGGCGCACGACGCGCTGACGTGGGTCGGCGTTCCGTATGCGATCTTCCACTCGGCGACGCGAAGCCGTTGGGTGCGAGAGCGCCGAGCGGCCGAACGCGCGGCGGCGGGCGACGACGCGGAAGCCGAGCGCAGCTATCTCCGGTACGACGGGTCCCGCCGGCGACTCCTGAAGGCCGGCATCGTCGCGGCGTTCGCGGTCGTATTCGGCCCCGTGGCGTACCGTCTCTGGAAGCGACTGGACGCTCAAGGCGGCGTCGCCGTCGAAGAGATCGAAGCGGCGCCGCCGGCGAACGGGCAAGAGCTGCTGACGCCCGCGCCCGACTCGTCGCCGCCGATCGGCGGCGGCGCGGAAGGCAGCTTCCGGATTTACACGGTGACGTCGATTCCGAGGTTCGACTCGGCGGCCTGGTCGTTCCGCATTCACGGACTTGTAGAGGAGCCGATCTCTTGGGATTGGCCCGCGTTCGCGAAGCTGGCAAGGAAGGTACAGGTGAGCGACTTCCATTGCGTCACCGGGTGGTCGGTGTACCATGCGACGTGGGAGGGCATCCCGCTCAAGGAGCTGCTCGCCGCGGCCGGCGTCAAGCCGAACGCCCGGTACGTGAAGTTTTACTCGGGAGACGGCGTCTACACGGATGCGTTATCGCTGGAGCAAGCGGAGATGGACGACGTAATGGTCGCCGCGCTGATCGACGGCAAGCCGATTCCGGAGGACTTAGGCGGACCGGTCCGATTGATCGTCCCCCGCATGTACGCGTATAAGTCGGTGAAATGGTTGGAATCGATCGAAATCATCGATCGCGATCATATCGGGTATTGGCAGGAGCGAGGATACGAGGTGGACGCGTGGGTACCCGGCGCGAACCGGGCGTAA
- a CDS encoding DEAD/DEAH box helicase — protein MNRLTGKVSSMEELLELIRSKKEILENVTEWRTLPPREAKFSDFPTELRPEIRAALEAKGITKLYTHQASAFREIAAGRHVVTVTPTASGKTMTYNLPVMQQLLEDDSSRALYLFPTKALAQDQVAELQETVERMGVEIKAHTYDGDTPPTVRTAIRNAGHIVVTNPDMLHSAILPHHTKWVKLFENVKFIVIDEVHSYRGVFGSHVANVIRRLKRICKFYGSNPQFICASATIANPKEHAEKLIGESVALVDDNGAPAGEKHFVFYNPPVVNRQLGIRKSSVLESQRLAALLLKQGIQTIVFARSRVRVELLLTYLQDLVKNELGTKSIRGYRGGYLPKQRREIERGLRSGDIRGVVSTNALELGIDIGQLQACVLNGFPGTIASTWQQSGRAGRRHETAVTFLVASSNPLDQYVIQNPDFFFERSPEQARIHPDNLLILLDHVKCAAYELPFQQGDTFGEERLEDLLEFLVEERVLHRNGGKYYWMEQHFPANNISLRTAAQENIIIVDMTKPEHKVIGEVDRFSAQTLVHEEAIYIHEGVQFQVEKLDYEEKKAYVREVDVDYYTDANLAVDLKILHADRERSGGAGHTTNYGEVTVNARATIFKKIKLRTHENIGAGPIHLPEEELHTSSYWITLADELGGFRSANDLQYALLGLANVMIHIAPLYLMCDPFDIRVVPQVKAVQSKLPTIFFYDRYPGGVGLSERLYESHRELLAEARRIISGCSCLSGCPACVGPIEEVGLLGKSLALELVDRLAADV, from the coding sequence ATGAACCGATTAACCGGCAAGGTTTCCTCCATGGAGGAGCTGCTTGAACTTATAAGGTCTAAGAAAGAAATTTTGGAAAACGTCACCGAATGGCGCACCCTTCCCCCGCGCGAGGCGAAATTCTCCGATTTCCCGACGGAGCTTCGCCCGGAAATCCGCGCCGCGCTCGAGGCGAAGGGCATCACGAAGCTGTACACGCATCAGGCGTCCGCCTTCCGCGAAATCGCTGCGGGCCGCCACGTCGTCACGGTGACGCCGACCGCGTCCGGCAAGACGATGACGTATAATTTGCCCGTCATGCAGCAGCTGCTCGAGGACGACAGCTCAAGGGCGCTATATCTGTTCCCGACGAAGGCGCTCGCGCAGGACCAGGTCGCCGAACTGCAGGAGACGGTGGAGCGGATGGGCGTCGAAATCAAGGCGCATACGTACGACGGCGATACGCCGCCGACGGTGCGGACCGCCATTCGCAACGCGGGCCATATCGTCGTGACGAACCCGGACATGCTGCACAGCGCGATCTTGCCGCATCATACGAAGTGGGTGAAGCTGTTCGAGAACGTCAAGTTCATCGTCATCGACGAAGTGCATTCGTACCGGGGCGTCTTCGGCAGCCACGTGGCGAACGTCATCCGCCGATTGAAGCGCATCTGTAAATTCTACGGTTCGAATCCGCAGTTCATCTGCGCTTCGGCGACGATCGCGAATCCGAAGGAGCACGCGGAGAAGCTGATCGGCGAATCTGTCGCCCTCGTCGACGACAACGGCGCGCCGGCGGGCGAGAAGCATTTCGTGTTTTACAATCCGCCGGTCGTCAACCGGCAGCTCGGCATCCGCAAGTCGAGCGTGCTCGAATCGCAGCGGCTCGCGGCGTTGCTGCTGAAGCAGGGCATCCAGACGATCGTGTTCGCGCGCAGCCGCGTGCGGGTCGAACTGCTGCTTACATACTTGCAGGACCTCGTGAAGAACGAGCTCGGCACGAAGTCGATCCGAGGGTATCGGGGCGGCTATCTACCGAAGCAGCGCCGCGAGATCGAGAGGGGGCTTCGCAGCGGCGACATCCGCGGCGTCGTGTCGACGAACGCGCTCGAGCTCGGCATCGACATCGGACAGCTGCAAGCGTGCGTGTTGAACGGCTTCCCCGGCACGATCGCCAGCACATGGCAGCAATCCGGCCGGGCGGGCCGGCGTCACGAGACGGCGGTGACGTTCTTAGTGGCGAGCAGCAACCCGCTCGATCAGTACGTCATTCAAAATCCGGATTTCTTCTTCGAGCGATCGCCCGAGCAGGCGCGCATTCATCCGGATAACTTGCTCATTTTGCTCGATCACGTCAAGTGCGCGGCGTATGAGCTTCCTTTTCAACAAGGGGATACGTTCGGCGAGGAGCGGCTCGAGGACCTGCTCGAGTTTCTGGTGGAGGAGCGGGTGCTGCACCGGAACGGGGGCAAGTATTACTGGATGGAGCAGCACTTCCCCGCGAACAACATCTCGCTGCGGACGGCGGCCCAGGAGAACATCATTATCGTCGACATGACGAAGCCGGAGCATAAGGTGATCGGCGAGGTCGACCGGTTCAGCGCGCAGACGCTCGTGCACGAGGAAGCGATCTACATCCACGAAGGCGTGCAGTTTCAAGTGGAGAAGCTGGACTACGAGGAGAAGAAGGCGTATGTTCGCGAGGTCGACGTCGACTATTACACGGACGCGAATCTCGCGGTCGATCTGAAAATTTTGCACGCGGACCGGGAGCGTTCCGGCGGCGCGGGGCATACGACGAATTACGGCGAAGTGACGGTAAACGCGCGGGCGACGATCTTTAAGAAGATTAAGCTGCGCACCCACGAAAATATCGGCGCCGGACCGATCCATCTGCCGGAAGAGGAGCTGCATACGAGCTCGTATTGGATTACGCTCGCGGACGAGCTCGGCGGGTTCCGGTCGGCGAACGACCTGCAATACGCGCTGCTGGGGCTCGCGAACGTGATGATCCACATCGCGCCGCTGTATTTGATGTGCGACCCGTTCGACATCCGCGTCGTGCCGCAGGTGAAGGCGGTGCAGTCGAAGCTGCCGACGATTTTCTTCTACGACCGCTATCCCGGCGGCGTGGGGTTAAGCGAGCGGCTGTACGAGTCGCATCGGGAGCTGCTTGCCGAGGCGAGACGCATAATCTCCGGCTGCTCTTGTTTGAGCGGCTGTCCGGCGTGCGTCGGGCCGATCGAGGAGGTCGGCCTGCTCGGCAAGTCGCTGGCGCTCGAGCTCGTCGACCGGTTGGCGGCGGACGTATGA
- a CDS encoding ribonuclease H-like domain-containing protein, giving the protein MSGRLRERLGRLTGSGDRSKPAADEVASAVAEAAPQEPEAADWAKLGFALRLGPGGSCLTRDVRYEASHRHGHFAVSEFASAGAALTRLDPAGRVVKPEKLLFLDTETTGLGQGAGNVPFLIGIGWWTSDGFTVRQCLIRHPGEEAAMLAMLSERLPEFTHLVTYNGRTFDWPLVKNRYVLQRMAVPKDPAHFDFLYPSRSLWRTTMPSVRLGAVEEAKLGVFREDDVPGSMAPALYFQYLAERDCSVLEGVVRHNETDIVTLLTLAIHFGTLLRDGGVALDGLSAAELLRLGLWYERLGFESEACGAIDALAGRPAEEAAPHWHEAAAFYKRRKRWDDAIRLWRAVAEGGRLWSALDPYVELAIAYEHRLKDADAALYWTDEALRTAERRLSLSRAGDDGKLREQLAELRKRKERLARKRGALF; this is encoded by the coding sequence ATGAGCGGGCGGCTTCGCGAGCGGCTCGGCCGGCTGACGGGGAGCGGCGATCGATCGAAGCCGGCAGCCGACGAGGTCGCGTCGGCCGTCGCGGAGGCGGCGCCGCAGGAGCCCGAAGCCGCGGACTGGGCGAAGCTCGGCTTCGCGCTGCGACTCGGCCCGGGCGGCTCTTGTTTGACCCGCGACGTGCGGTATGAGGCGTCGCATCGGCACGGACATTTCGCCGTGAGCGAGTTCGCCTCCGCCGGCGCCGCGCTGACCCGGCTCGATCCGGCTGGGCGCGTCGTCAAGCCGGAGAAGCTGCTGTTTCTCGATACGGAGACGACGGGGCTCGGGCAAGGCGCCGGCAACGTTCCGTTCCTGATCGGCATCGGATGGTGGACGTCGGACGGATTTACGGTGCGGCAATGTTTGATTCGCCATCCGGGCGAGGAGGCGGCGATGCTCGCGATGCTGTCCGAGCGGCTGCCGGAGTTCACTCACCTGGTCACTTATAACGGACGCACGTTCGACTGGCCGCTCGTGAAAAACCGATACGTGCTGCAGCGGATGGCCGTGCCGAAGGATCCGGCGCATTTCGACTTTCTGTACCCGTCTCGAAGCCTGTGGCGGACGACGATGCCGTCGGTGCGACTCGGCGCGGTCGAGGAAGCGAAGCTGGGCGTGTTCCGCGAGGACGACGTGCCGGGCTCGATGGCGCCGGCGTTGTATTTCCAATACCTCGCCGAACGCGATTGCTCCGTGCTCGAAGGCGTCGTTCGTCACAACGAGACGGATATCGTGACGTTGTTGACGCTGGCGATTCACTTCGGCACGCTGCTTCGGGACGGCGGCGTCGCGCTCGACGGGTTGTCCGCCGCGGAGCTGCTGCGGCTCGGCCTCTGGTACGAGCGGCTCGGCTTCGAATCGGAAGCGTGCGGCGCGATCGATGCGCTTGCCGGACGCCCGGCGGAGGAGGCGGCGCCGCATTGGCACGAAGCGGCGGCGTTCTATAAGCGGCGCAAGCGCTGGGACGACGCGATTCGGCTGTGGCGGGCGGTCGCGGAAGGCGGGCGTCTCTGGTCGGCGCTCGACCCGTACGTCGAGCTGGCGATCGCGTACGAGCATCGCTTGAAGGACGCCGACGCGGCGCTCTATTGGACGGACGAGGCGCTGCGGACGGCGGAGCGCCGATTGTCGCTCTCGCGCGCCGGAGACGACGGCAAGCTGCGGGAGCAGCTGGCCGAGCTGCGCAAGCGCAAGGAGCGTCTGGCCCGCAAACGCGGAGCGTTGTTTTGA
- the mutM gene encoding DNA-formamidopyrimidine glycosylase, translated as MPELPEMETYKNLLNERIAGKTVRAAEVTREKTINVPVDAFKARAEGRRLERVDRRAKMLLFRLDGGDALALHLMLGGSMFYGTPEEAPDRTAQVILTFDDDDRRLYFHGLRLGYLHIYDPPDLEAKLRKLGPDPLDPRFGPNELAAALRRSRGALKFALTDQAVIAGIGNCYADEMCFAAGIHPLRKLTDMSASQLQTLYPAMQSTLSEAMRYGGYMETPLYAGDKLTGGYNDRCKVYDRGGEPCFRCGTPITKTESNGRKVFFCERCQRLGGESGDPNGDAAEARRLSYQH; from the coding sequence TTGCCCGAATTGCCGGAGATGGAGACATATAAAAACCTACTAAACGAGCGGATCGCGGGGAAAACGGTCCGCGCCGCCGAGGTGACGCGCGAGAAGACGATCAACGTACCGGTCGACGCGTTCAAGGCGCGGGCGGAGGGGCGCAGGCTCGAACGCGTCGACAGACGCGCCAAGATGCTGCTGTTCCGCCTCGACGGCGGCGACGCGCTCGCGCTGCACCTGATGCTCGGCGGCTCGATGTTTTACGGAACGCCGGAGGAGGCGCCGGACCGGACCGCGCAGGTGATCCTTACATTCGACGATGACGACCGCCGCCTGTATTTCCACGGCCTCCGACTCGGGTATTTACATATTTACGACCCGCCGGACCTCGAAGCGAAGCTACGGAAGCTCGGCCCGGATCCGCTCGACCCTCGCTTCGGACCGAACGAGCTCGCGGCGGCGCTTCGCCGCTCGCGAGGCGCGCTCAAGTTCGCGCTTACGGATCAGGCCGTCATCGCCGGCATCGGCAACTGCTACGCCGACGAGATGTGCTTCGCCGCCGGCATCCATCCGCTCAGGAAGCTGACGGACATGTCCGCCTCGCAGCTGCAGACTCTCTATCCCGCGATGCAATCGACGCTATCGGAGGCGATGCGGTACGGCGGATACATGGAGACGCCGCTCTATGCCGGCGACAAGCTTACCGGCGGCTACAACGACCGATGCAAGGTGTACGACCGCGGCGGCGAGCCGTGCTTCCGCTGCGGCACGCCGATTACGAAAACCGAAAGCAACGGGCGCAAGGTGTTTTTTTGCGAACGATGCCAGCGACTTGGAGGCGAGAGCGGTGACCCGAACGGCGACGCGGCTGAAGCACGTCGGCTGTCATATCAGCATTAA
- a CDS encoding deoxyribonuclease IV, protein MTRTATRLKHVGCHISIKHGYSGAAQTAAAIGATAFQYFPKNPRGLSVKDFSASDAAACAAFCREHGIRSIAHTTYATNLAAEGALREPTIRSLRNDLEIAEACGSEGVVVHFGKWKGSGDPLEGYKVIIAALNETLQDWRGNAKLLIENQAGEGTAIGTTLEELVSIRQLTAYPEQIGFCLDTCHFFASGVWSGANWQELYEAGSKLGYWRHLMALHLNDSVYPTGSRRDRHANIGGGAIGARALAEALATPELVGLPVVLETPVPMQSSHQAEIEFVRSLA, encoded by the coding sequence GTGACCCGAACGGCGACGCGGCTGAAGCACGTCGGCTGTCATATCAGCATTAAACACGGCTACTCGGGCGCCGCGCAGACGGCTGCGGCGATCGGGGCGACGGCGTTTCAATATTTTCCGAAAAATCCAAGAGGGCTTTCGGTCAAAGACTTTAGCGCCTCCGACGCCGCCGCGTGCGCGGCGTTCTGCCGCGAGCATGGCATTCGCAGCATCGCGCACACGACGTACGCGACGAACTTGGCCGCGGAAGGCGCGCTGCGGGAGCCGACGATCCGGTCGCTGCGCAACGATCTCGAGATCGCGGAGGCGTGCGGCTCGGAAGGCGTCGTCGTCCACTTCGGCAAGTGGAAGGGAAGCGGCGATCCGCTGGAGGGCTACAAGGTTATCATCGCGGCTTTGAACGAGACGCTGCAGGATTGGCGAGGCAACGCCAAGCTGCTAATCGAAAACCAAGCCGGCGAAGGGACGGCCATCGGAACGACGTTGGAGGAGCTCGTCAGCATTCGGCAGCTGACCGCCTACCCCGAGCAAATCGGGTTTTGCCTCGATACGTGCCACTTCTTCGCCAGCGGCGTCTGGTCCGGAGCCAATTGGCAGGAGCTCTACGAAGCGGGAAGCAAACTCGGCTATTGGCGGCATCTGATGGCGCTGCACCTGAACGACTCCGTCTACCCGACGGGATCGCGGAGAGACCGGCACGCCAACATCGGCGGCGGCGCGATCGGCGCCAGAGCGCTCGCCGAGGCGCTCGCAACGCCGGAGCTGGTCGGGCTGCCGGTCGTATTGGAGACGCCGGTGCCGATGCAATCCTCCCATCAGGCGGAGATCGAGTTCGTTCGGTCGCTCGCGTAA
- a CDS encoding ABC transporter ATP-binding protein has product MIRLSNVSFIREGRSILTDISWQVEKGQHWALLGRNGSGKTTLLEIISGYQFPSVGTVEVLGATYGRVDLREQRKRLGYISQSLFEKLTPRDPLWEAVATGAYAHLRFYEKIDPEVRDRAMARLQQFGLESLADNPLGTLSQGERKKAMLARALMGEPELIVLDEPCSGLDLYQRENYLEVVEQISKEAALLYVTHHMEEIVPALTHVALLREGKLTAAGPKRDVLTASLIEEAYDVQVALDWEEERPWIRVKRT; this is encoded by the coding sequence ATGATTCGATTGTCGAACGTTTCGTTCATTCGCGAGGGACGCAGCATTCTGACGGATATTTCGTGGCAGGTGGAGAAAGGACAGCATTGGGCGCTGCTCGGGCGGAACGGCTCGGGCAAGACGACGCTGCTCGAAATCATAAGCGGGTACCAATTTCCGTCGGTCGGAACGGTAGAAGTGCTCGGGGCGACATACGGCCGAGTCGACCTGCGAGAGCAGCGCAAGCGGCTCGGCTACATCAGCCAATCGCTGTTCGAGAAGCTGACGCCGCGCGACCCGCTCTGGGAAGCGGTGGCGACGGGCGCGTACGCGCATCTTCGCTTCTACGAGAAGATCGACCCGGAGGTGCGCGACCGGGCGATGGCGCGGCTGCAGCAATTCGGCTTGGAGTCGCTGGCGGACAACCCGCTCGGGACGCTGTCGCAGGGCGAGCGGAAGAAGGCCATGCTCGCGCGCGCGCTGATGGGCGAGCCGGAATTGATCGTATTGGACGAGCCGTGTTCGGGCTTGGATTTGTACCAGCGCGAAAACTACCTCGAGGTCGTCGAACAAATCTCGAAGGAAGCCGCGCTTTTGTACGTGACGCATCATATGGAAGAAATCGTGCCGGCCCTCACGCACGTCGCGCTGCTGCGCGAAGGGAAGCTGACCGCGGCCGGACCGAAGCGGGACGTGCTGACGGCGTCGCTGATCGAAGAGGCGTACGACGTGCAGGTCGCGCTGGATTGGGAGGAGGAGCGTCCTTGGATTCGAGTGAAACGAACGTAA